A genomic segment from Bacteroidia bacterium encodes:
- a CDS encoding metal-dependent hydrolase, producing the protein MNFTYFGHSCFSAEINGKHLLFDPFISPNPLAAHINLDEVKADYIFISHGHEDHIADAVAIANRTGAICVCAYEIYVWLSKQGITNAHPMNTGGRKDFGDFAVKCTVAQHSSSFPDGSYAGNPMGFVITSEEGNFYYSGDTALTLDMQLLSGYDLDVCLLPIGDNFTMNADEAALAAEFVHCNKVIALHYDTFGFIKVDHKLAKESFDELKKELIFIQIGDTISI; encoded by the coding sequence ATGAACTTTACCTATTTTGGACACTCCTGCTTTTCTGCTGAAATTAATGGCAAACATTTGCTTTTTGACCCTTTTATTTCACCCAACCCTTTAGCGGCCCACATCAATTTGGACGAAGTAAAAGCCGATTATATATTCATTAGTCACGGGCACGAAGATCACATTGCAGATGCTGTTGCAATTGCAAATCGCACCGGAGCCATTTGCGTTTGTGCTTATGAAATTTATGTTTGGCTTTCTAAACAAGGTATTACCAATGCCCACCCAATGAATACTGGCGGAAGAAAAGATTTCGGTGATTTTGCTGTAAAATGCACCGTGGCACAACATAGCAGCAGCTTCCCGGATGGCAGCTATGCCGGCAATCCAATGGGATTTGTAATTACTTCAGAAGAAGGAAACTTCTATTATTCAGGCGACACCGCATTAACCTTAGATATGCAGTTGTTGTCAGGCTACGATTTGGATGTATGTTTATTACCAATAGGCGACAACTTTACTATGAACGCCGACGAAGCTGCACTTGCCGCCGAATTTGTTCACTGCAATAAAGTCATTGCATTACACTACGACACCTTTGGATTTATTAAAGTAGACCATAAACTTGCAAAAGAATCGTTTGATGAATTGAAAAAAGAACTGATTTTCATTCAAATTGGCGACACCATTTCCATTTAG
- a CDS encoding PhoH family protein: MDVFGPNDQYLNLISGAFPHLRITARGNQVKVLGEPQNIELFEEKFFDILEHIEKFKRISENDLAYFLEDNRMEVSPINDFSDEIILHGQNGLVIKARTPNQRVICEKIRNHDMLFAVGPAGSGKTYTAVALAVKALKSREVKRIILTRPAVEAGENLGFLPGDLKDKLDPYLQPLYDALRDMIPPEKLRNYLETGTIQIAPLAFMRGRTLENAFVILDEAQNATRNQMKMFLTRMGMSTKFVITGDMTQIDLPRNQPSGLIEAVSLLKKTEGVAIVNLTGKDIVRNPLVSRILKAYDESKQTPTEQKP, from the coding sequence ATGGATGTTTTTGGACCTAATGACCAATACCTTAATTTAATTTCCGGTGCCTTTCCACATTTGCGGATTACGGCCAGAGGGAACCAGGTAAAGGTGTTAGGTGAGCCTCAGAATATTGAATTGTTTGAAGAAAAGTTCTTCGATATTTTGGAGCATATTGAAAAGTTTAAACGAATTTCTGAGAACGATTTAGCCTATTTTTTGGAAGATAACCGAATGGAAGTGAGTCCGATTAATGATTTTTCGGATGAGATTATTCTTCATGGGCAAAATGGATTGGTAATAAAAGCCAGAACGCCGAATCAGCGTGTTATTTGTGAGAAAATTCGCAACCACGATATGTTGTTTGCGGTTGGGCCTGCCGGAAGCGGAAAAACCTATACGGCAGTAGCTTTGGCAGTTAAAGCATTAAAAAGTAGGGAGGTTAAACGAATAATTTTAACCAGACCTGCAGTGGAGGCAGGAGAAAATCTTGGATTTTTACCGGGTGATTTAAAGGATAAACTAGATCCTTATCTTCAGCCTTTATACGATGCTTTACGCGATATGATTCCTCCTGAAAAGTTGAGGAATTACCTGGAAACAGGAACTATTCAAATTGCGCCTTTGGCTTTTATGAGAGGCCGGACTCTTGAGAATGCTTTTGTGATTTTGGACGAGGCCCAAAATGCCACCCGGAATCAAATGAAAATGTTCTTAACCCGAATGGGCATGTCAACTAAATTTGTGATTACAGGTGATATGACCCAAATTGATTTACCACGGAATCAACCTTCCGGATTAATTGAAGCAGTTAGCCTGCTAAAGAAAACTGAAGGTGTAGCAATTGTAAATCTAACTGGAAAGGATATCGTCAGAAATCCGCTGGTTAGCCGAATATTAAAAGCATACGACGAAAGTAAACAAACTCCAACTGAACAAAAACCTTAA
- a CDS encoding gamma-glutamyl-gamma-aminobutyrate hydrolase family protein has product MKLIGVSACFIYPDPNRLTHGHKTLQYFERDMSRYLSRKGVMPVLIPDLDNAEQFQDFIAQMDGFVFQGGADLAPQSYGEEPILDGRWKGDAYRDAYELKIMDYSVKAGKPVLAICRGFQLMNVYFGGTLYQDLQTQNPNIKKHRDAELYDRISHEVRFTPGGLFEKMYGNQFPAKVNTVHHQGVKDLGNNLKIQATSAEDGVVEAFTWNGAEEGKVVGVQWHPEFFHTIQDQLIPAEPVYDQFLKFI; this is encoded by the coding sequence ATGAAACTGATTGGTGTATCTGCCTGCTTTATTTATCCCGACCCAAATCGTTTAACCCATGGACATAAAACCCTCCAATATTTTGAAAGGGATATGTCGAGGTATCTTTCCCGAAAAGGTGTAATGCCGGTATTAATTCCGGACTTAGACAATGCCGAACAATTTCAGGATTTTATTGCCCAAATGGATGGTTTTGTTTTTCAGGGTGGTGCTGATTTGGCTCCGCAATCTTATGGTGAAGAACCCATTTTGGATGGTCGTTGGAAGGGCGATGCTTATCGCGATGCATATGAGTTGAAAATAATGGATTATTCGGTAAAAGCAGGGAAGCCGGTTTTGGCTATTTGTAGAGGTTTTCAATTGATGAATGTGTATTTTGGTGGAACCCTTTACCAAGATTTGCAAACCCAAAATCCCAACATTAAAAAGCACCGAGATGCAGAATTATACGATCGAATTTCACATGAAGTCAGGTTTACTCCCGGTGGCTTATTCGAGAAGATGTATGGAAATCAGTTTCCGGCCAAAGTAAATACAGTTCATCACCAAGGTGTTAAAGATTTAGGAAATAACTTGAAAATACAAGCTACCAGTGCAGAAGATGGTGTCGTTGAAGCCTTTACATGGAATGGGGCAGAAGAAGGAAAAGTGGTAGGTGTTCAATGGCATCCGGAGTTTTTTCATACTATTCAAGACCAATTGATTCCTGCTGAACCGGTTTATGATCAGTTTTTAAAGTTTATTTGA
- a CDS encoding retroviral-like aspartic protease family protein, with amino-acid sequence MGKEKRTVLKLKIVELDKQGFHYFLKAKVNEKSARFLLDTGASHTVMDLTRIKSFIDHSDFEENPTLSTGLGTNTMQSQIAHIESFQLGKAVLKDFEMILMDLSHVNESYRLVDKKPLDGVLGSNVLRKLEAKINFGKNPSLRLKLP; translated from the coding sequence ATGGGCAAAGAAAAGCGGACCGTATTGAAATTAAAAATAGTGGAATTGGATAAGCAAGGCTTCCATTACTTTTTAAAAGCAAAAGTGAATGAAAAATCTGCCCGGTTTCTCTTGGACACCGGTGCCAGCCATACCGTTATGGATTTAACCAGGATAAAATCCTTTATCGATCATTCCGACTTCGAAGAAAATCCAACACTTTCTACCGGTTTAGGTACGAATACTATGCAAAGTCAAATTGCACACATTGAATCATTTCAACTAGGTAAAGCTGTATTGAAAGATTTTGAAATGATATTGATGGATCTTTCACATGTGAATGAAAGTTACCGATTGGTTGATAAAAAGCCTCTGGATGGAGTTTTGGGAAGCAATGTGCTTCGAAAACTGGAGGCAAAAATTAATTTTGGAAAGAATCCAAGCCTGCGTTTGAAATTGCCTTAA